AAACCGGTTACACAGTATGGATCACCGAGCAGCgagagatttcctttttcttccctcctcctgggTGCCGTGTATGGAacacctgtgtgccaggcacttgagGTCGGGCCATGGAGCACAGAGGGAAACAAGGACGGAGTTCGTCGCGTTACCGTCTCGATCTTGCTGCCTCTACCTTTACCCTCTCAGGTTCTGCCTTCAGCCTCTTCTGCGTCGGTGTCCGGAGATAGAGGGACGTTGCATGGGTCACAGGAAGCGAGTGCCTTGATTTTATTACTGTCAAGCCTGAGACCAGAGAGGACATAGAGCGCAAGGTCAGCAGGGTGGGAGCCGATGGGGTGTGCCAACTTTTGAAGGTTCCAAACAGGAACAGCCCCTGGGATCTAAGTACTGAAAGGCACTCAGGATAGTCTCCAGAGAAAAGCCAAGAGGAAAGCTATCCAGTGAGCCTGGGTGTCCCTGTTATGTATTCCTCTCGAAGAGATTCTCGGAGCCTAGTGAAGTTTCCAAGGAAGCCTGCAATAAAGACTCCTTTTCAGATTCACTCAGGGTTTCCAAATGTACTTgaacttggattgcttccaccctgtgtttaaaaagttaatattttgattgattgattttatttttgagagagagcaagcaggggacaggcagagagagagggagagggacagaatcccaggcaggctccgcactgtctgcgcagagcagagcccgacgtggggctcgaattcggGAACCGTGggaccataacctgagcccaaatctagagtcagatgctgaactgaccaagccacccaggtgcccccgatttaatattttaataatcagtGAAAATGTCAGCATATCTTGAGAGACCCAGTGACAAGGATGGCGACCACTGGTGGTAATGGAACACTGTGAGTGTTTGGTCTAGGGGGCTCCTGTCCCCAGACGTGGGGGGAAAACCTAAGTCTGTCTGTCTCCATGTAAGACCGTGGTCTTCAAATTCAATTTTGTGTAGATTATCCATATAAGCTTTGGGTAAGATGGAAAATacacaacaaccacaaaaaacccACATACGCACGTACGTGTGCACATCCGTAGCTAacaatatatgtttaatattcTGTGCCAGGTACATATTTGGCGTTTTCTCCCCACCAGTAGGACGTTTCTCCCCACCGGCCGGCACTCGATTGTAGGTCTCCGGGCACACGCCTACTGTCCCCACATCCATTCCTGCCATCCCTATGGCCCCACCTTCCCTATTGACATCTCTCTGGCATGCCAGCCACCCCTGGTAACAGCTCTAGGACTTTCCCAGGAGACATGAAAGTCTACTAGGCCCATAGCACGCTCTATCCCATTCCACGCCCACAACTTCCAGTTGTGTTTATATGCATGGTGACATTCTATGTACTCTTTCATAAGTTCCCGTTTGGGCTCGATCCATGGTCAACATCTTCCTTACATCATGTTTTACTGGAAACAGGAATCAATATAACTAGAAGACTAAACCTGTGAAATGTTGGAAAAGAGGTCGAGAAACTGGAGCCTTCGTgaattgctggtgggaaggcagaaTGGTGTAGCCACTAGGGGAAATGGTCAAGCACTTTCTGAAAAGTTCAACATCCACCTATCATATGTCCCACTAGTCCCACTCCAAGGGACCTACACAAGAGAAATGGGAATGTAGGCCCATACAAAGTGTTAGGaagaaatgtttatagcagccccaTAATGGCCCAAActtggagagaacccaaatgtccaaaaACTGATGGGAGAACAAACATACGTCCAATTCAATAGgactcagtaatcaaaacaaagaaactccTCACACATGCTACCACACAGATGCAACCTGGAAATACTATACAAGACGAACAGAGACAACACAAAAGGGTACACCTTGTTTGATCCCTGTTAATATGTTTCATGTTGGTGCATAGCTCCATTTCATGGATGCAGCATGAAGTATTTAGCCAAGCCCCATTGTTAGACTTGAACTTGTTTCCCATTTTTCAATATTACAGAGAGTGATTAATAGTGTACGACTAAATATTGGTGACcaatcttaattatttctttgggCAAACGCCCAGAAATGGAACTGCCCGTGTGATAGTCTGTCCATTTTAATCCAAATGGCCCTTCCCAAAGTTCGTTCagtctgtgttcctttcttttttttccttttttttttaaattttttttaatgtttatttatttttgagacagagggagacagagcatgaatgggggaggggcagagagagagggagacacagagtcagaagcaggctccaggctctgagccatcagcccagagcccgacggggggctcgaactcacgaaccgtgagatcgtgacctgagccgaagtcggacgctcaaacgactgagccacccaggcgcccctcagtctgTGTTCCTACCAGCAGGGCATGAATGTCAAATGGCACTGGTCTCAAACTACAGCACAGCTTACcacacagtgggggtggggaaggcactCTTCCAAGCCTAGGAGCCCACCCTCATGACACTCTGTATTTGTTTGCAGTCCCCCTCACCCCAGTAGGCAGCCTCCATGGTCTTGCTCATCAATAGGGCCAACCGCCAAGTAGCAGGTTTTGCTATAGCCGCCATAGGATGGATCCTTACTGCCAATTACATGGGCCTTGTGGAGTGGTGAGTGTGGTACATGGACAacacctctctctttccctctggcaTGGTCTGTGTGGGAATGTGGAAAGACTGTATTTACCACCATGTCAACAGCTACAACAGAACCATAGGGTATCACCATTACACCTACCATGATACTTAcctcccttttgtttcttttgttttgagaaaaacTCGTGTTTCTCAAATTCTCCTGATGGTCACCAGCCTCCTAGGTCTTTTGGGGAGAACCTCCATCATCTTTTCACTTAGGAATGTGTTCATGGTAATTCTTAAGGAGAATGCCACCGTCAGTTATTTGTTGCATCAGGAATTCTGAACATAGCTTCTGGTATCTGTATTTCAATTGCTGTGATCTGGAATTACCGCTCCGTGATGAATGAAGAAGGTATTGCCTTCCCACCGTCTCTCTCTATACCCTTCAAACCCAATACTCAGGAGACTGGCAGTGCCATTCTGGTGGCATGCCTGGCTGCCTTCATGATGTTGTTGAATGGGTTGCTTTTCCTGTCTTACAAATTCCCCCAGGTTAACCAAGCGCATCCTGAAATTGCAGAAATGTAAAATTCCTAGTTGCAAGTGCTTTGCAAATGCAAGATTATCAAGAGTTTATGGGAAGTATTAGCAAGATGCTCTACAAATAGCTCCAAGGATTCAAGACCATGCCAGAGTTTTGGGCAGAAAGTAGCCACCTGTTTCCCTCAATAATCCTCTGTGCCTTTGGTTCATTGATTCACGGGTTCATTGTTTGAATTacagaaatttcatttaaaaaatcttccctggaaaccaatttgacaataaatttcatattgaaaaaaaacctattaaaaaaatctCCCCCGCCTGCCAGTTGGTCTTATTTgatctgaattttatttgttgaataaataatcaATACTATGAACCTAGTGTATGGATATAAGATTTTCTGTGATTCTCACATTTCCCTCTTAAACTTCTGCTAAAAACAACCATGTCTATTTCCTATGTCATGATGATGATAACATTGTACTATCATGTAAATTTTCCCGAATgtgcagaagcagagagaataatATAAGGAATCCACCACACCCATTATCAGACTCAACAATTATCAGGATTTTGTCACATTAGCTTTatatctcctttcttctcccctttaatctgtttttttccaTCGTATGCCAAAGCAAACCCCAGATATGTCTCTTCATTCCTGTATGCTTCAATATTACTCTCTAAAAAGTGGACGTTTCCTTGCACAATCATATGCCTTAAAAAGCTTTAACAGCTAttggggtgcctatgtggcttagtcagttaagcctctggctcttgatctcagcgcttaatctcagggtcatgagttcaaaccccatattgggTCCTGTGTTGGGCATgtagcattttttgtttttgagtatcAACTCAAATCTTGAATATGAACTTGTgagattgtttccatgtttttattatataaatttttcagTGCATTCAAAAATGGACAGGTGATTACTTCCACTTCAAGATTGTCACTATGTTTCCAATAGTATTTCATCTGTATCCTCCCTGACGCTTACCAATCCCTCCTTGGATTACTTTGTAATTAATCCCTGgcagtgtattatttttattcttaaatacttCAATACACATCTCTaaataccaataaataaataccaataaATGTTAGTAATTCCTATTGTAATGAAGTATTCTGTCAATGTTCAGATTCCCTTTATTGTCTCATAAATGTCTTTAATGTAACTGGTGGTATCTATATATTCAAAGTTTCACTCAGTTGCATTGAGTATTCCTTTTGTGATCAAACTATTGCATTGTTGGCAGTAGAGTCACAGGGACATATGTCCTTTCACATGTATCCATCAatattatttgaagatttttaaatttttttttaatttatttttgagagagagacaggggatgagcaggggaggggcagagagagagggagacagaatctgaagcagactccaggctcttagctgtcagcacagagccagatg
The DNA window shown above is from Lynx canadensis isolate LIC74 chromosome X, mLynCan4.pri.v2, whole genome shotgun sequence and carries:
- the CLDN34 gene encoding LOW QUALITY PROTEIN: claudin-34 (The sequence of the model RefSeq protein was modified relative to this genomic sequence to represent the inferred CDS: deleted 2 bases in 1 codon; substituted 1 base at 1 genomic stop codon), whose translation is MVLLINRANRQVAGFAIAAIGWILTANYMGLVEWXVWYMDNTSLFPSGMVCVGMWKDCIYHHVNSYNRTIGYHHYTYHDTYLPFVSFVLRKTRVSQILLMVTSLLGLLGRTSIIFSLRNVFMVILKENATVSFVASGILNIASGICISIAVIWNYRSVMNEEGIAFPPSLSIPFKPNTQETGSAILVACLAAFMMLLNGLLFLSYKFPQVNQAHPEIAEM